CCGGACACGGGCGGCCGCGGTCGCGGCCGCCGGAGCATGACGCTGTTGTTGGTCGGGCCTCGGGCGGCGGCCTTCCGGCCACCGGACGGGGGCAGGCATCCCTGCCCCTAACGGCCCCGGTACTGCCGGGTGTCTCCCACCCGGACGGTGATCTTTTCCCTGTCCATGAACTCCAGCAGGGCGATGAGGTACTTGCGCGAAAGGCCCAGGATCTCCTTGAGGCCGCCCACGTCCAGATCCTCATGGTCGCTGAACCACAGGCGCACCTTTTCCAGGATCTCGTCCACGGCTTCGCTGCTGTAGTACAGGCCGTCCCTGACGCGCACCAGTTTTTTCTGTTCGCACAGCAGGCGCAGGACGGGCGCGGCCTCCTTGCTGCTCACGCCCAGCTCCTCGAGCACGTCCTTGAGGTTGGGCGGGGTCAGGCCCGCGCTGGTGTGGGCCTCCAGCAGCTTGCGGCTCAGGCCTTCCTGGTCGGAAGCCAGCGTGACCTTGTGGCTGGCCAGGCGCAGGCCGTCGCCTTCGGCCACCAGCAGGCCCTGTTTCTGGGCCGCGTCCAGCACGCGAGCCACCAGGCGCTGGGGCAGCTTGTCGCCCCAGCCGGCGCACAGGGCCCCGCTGGGCAGCGAGGGCTTGAGCGGGTTCTTGGCGTGCAGGGTGGTGGCCCTGGCCAGGCAGGCGCGGATCAGGGCCTCGAACTGCAGGCTGGCGATCCACATGCGGCCTTCCTTGTGCCAGCAGATGGCCTCGCCCTGGGAAGAAAGCTGGACAAGCTGCTTTTGCAGGGCCGCGGCGCTCTGGCCGGTGAGGACCTGCATCTGGCTGTGGCTGGCGCCCGCGCTGCCGCTGAGGTTCAGGGCGGCCCTGGTGAGGTCGAGGCCGGAATGGGCGGTGACGTAATCGGGGGCGGCCAGCTGGGGCAGACGGGCCAGCAGATCGAGCTTGTTCTGGAAATCCGGGTCCTTGCGACGCAGCAGCGGGGGCAGGGGGCTGACGATGGTGCCGCCGGCCACGGTGCGCAAGGGCGAATAGGCGCGCAGCACGCAATGGTCGCCGAAGACGCCCACCATGTCAGTGGAGAAGCGCAGCTCGGCCAGGCAGGAATCCCCGGGGGCCAGGCGGTCACGGTCGAAGAAGACCACCCGGGCCGCGCATTCCTGCGTGGCGTGGTGGAAGTGGACCTCGGTGCGCTGGCGCAGGGGCCGCGGCGCGGATTCAAGGCACTGCAGGCGCACCAGCCAGCGGCGGGAGGGGAAAAGGGTGTCAGGACGGCAGAGGGTGTTGCCGCGATGGATGTCCGTCACTTCCAGGCCCTGCACGTTGACGGCGCAGCGCTCGCCGGCGCGCACCATCTCCACGCCGCTGCCGTGACGCTGCAGGCTGCGGGCCCGGGTGGGCAGGGCGCCGGGCATGAAGCAGAGCTCGTCCCCCTCGCTGACCGCGCCGGAGATGACCGTGCCCGTGATGACCGTGCCGTGGCCCTTGAGGGTGAACACGCGGTCCACCGGCAGGCGGAAGATGTCGGAGCCGTGCCGGGGCGGCAGGCTGCTGGCGCAGGCCAGGATATGCTCACGCAGGGCCGGGATGCCCTGGCCCGTGCTGGACGAGACGGGGAAGATGGGGGCGCCTTCCAGGAAGGTGCCCTGCAGGAAGGCGCGCACGTCTTCCTGGACCAGCTCCAGCCAGTCCGCGTCCACCATGTCCACCTTGGTCAGGGCCACGAAGCCGTGCCGGATGCCCAGCAGGGAGCAGATCTCCAGATGTTCGCGGGTCTGGGGCATGACGCCTTCGTCGGCGGCGATGACCAGCATGACGAAGTCCACACCGGCGGCACCGGCCACCATGTTCTTGACGAAGCGTTCATGGCCGGGCACGTCCACGATGCCCAGACGCTCGCCGCCCGGCATGGGGACCCAGGCGAAGCCCAGTTCGATGGTGATGCCGCGCCGCTTCTCTTCTTCCAGACGGTCGCAGTCGATGCCCGTCAGCGCGCGGACCAGAGATGTCTTGCCGTGGTCGATGTGACCGGCGGTACCCAGGATCAGAGCCATTCTACCCCCAGAAAAAACGCAGGAGCCCCGCCGGAAACGCCGTGCGGCGGCCCGGTGAGCGGGGACCGTCCCGTGTGCGGAACTGGTTTTCAGTGTACGCCAGAGAGCGGGGCTTTGCAAACGGCCGCGGCGGATGACCGGAGACGTCCCGTGCTTCCGACAGTCTAGTGAAAAATGTCACAATCAATGTCCCGGATCGGTACTGCCCAAAAATAGCCATCGAATCCGGTATATTATCAACAGAGCCATGTCCGCGTCCCCCCGGCCGGTGCCGGTTCCCGGCCGGAGAACAAATACGAGAAAAAAATACGGGGAATAGCTGGAGGGCCCTGGCCGGGGCAGGAGAGGCGGCGGTCAGGGGGACGCAGGCGGCTGAAAAGTTTTTTTGCCGTGAGCTCCGTGCGGCAAAGCCTTTTGTTCACAAGAGAGCAGGCCTGCGGGCGCAGGCGGCGGTGCCCCGCGACAGGCCGTTCACTCCGGCAGCTGTTCCAGCCAGTGCTGGGTGGCGTCGATGAGCTTGCGGGGAGTGGAGGCCCCGGCGGTGAGGCCCACACGCGTCTTGCCGGCAAAGTCTTCGGCCCGCAGTTCTTCGGCCTGTTCTATATGGTAGGTGCTGATGCCGCTCTGGGCAGCCAGGTCGGCCAGACGGCGGGTGTTGCCGCTCTGGCGGCCGCCCACCACCACCATGACGTCCACCCGGGCCGCGATGCTGCGGGCTTCTTCCTGCCGTTCGCGGGTGGCATCGCAGATGGTGGCCAGCACCGTGAGCCGGGGCAGGCGGTCACGCAGTTCCTGCTCCAGCTGTTCGAAGACGGAACGGTCCTGGGTGGTCTGGGAGGCCAGCACATAGGCCTGTCCCGGGTCCACATGCAGGGCGGTCAGCTCGTCACGGCTGCCGAAGACGTGGGCCGGGCCGTGGGCATAGGAGACGAGGCCGCGCACCTCGGGGTGGTCGGCCTCCCCGAAGAGCAGGAGCTCCGCGCCGTCGCGGGTGGCGCGTTCGATGGCCAGCTGGGCCCGCTTGACCTTGGGGCAGGTGGCGTCCACCACGTCGGCGCCGGTGGCGCGGACGGCTTCTTCCACCTGCCGGGTGATGCCGTGGGCACGGATGAGGACCCTGTCCCTGGCATCGAGCTGGGAAGGATCCTGGGCGCAGAAGACCCCCCGGGCCTCATAGTCGGCCAGTACCTGCGGGTTGTGGATGATGGGGCCCAGGGTGCAGGTGCGGCCCTCGCAGGGCTGTTCCAGAGCGGTGTCCAGCTTTTGCAGGGCCAGGCCGACCCCCATGCAGAAACCGGCGGTCTTGGCGCGGATGACGTCCATAGTTCTCTCCCGGAAAAAAGTCTTTGCGGCAGTGTTCCGTGAGAGGCAGGCCCTGTCAAGGGGAAGGGACATCGTGCGGTGCGGGGATCGCCGCCGGATGGCGGCTGCTGTCCGGTAGCGCGGGCGGGCCGCCATGCGGCGGGCAGCAGGGGAAAGGACATGCAGGGCAGGTGATCTTGCCGGAAAGAAGAGAGGTGTCCGTGAGGGGAGAAAGGAAGGCCGGGAAAGAGGGCTCTTGATATCCTTTCTGAGCCTCCTGTGCGGAGCGCGGGACGCCGTGAGCGGTTTTTGAAGGATGGGGGAGCGTGAGGGGGAAGGGGACTTTTTTCCGCCGGAAAAAGTCCCCTTCCCCCTCAACAGATCTTGCCGTCTATTCCGGCAAAAAGCGGTCCATCAGCTCGTGCAGGCCCTCCCAGGACGTACAGCGGCAGAGCTCGAGGCGCAGGGCCTTGACGCCGGGCAGGCTGCGTATATAGCGGGGCACCACGCTGCGCATCTTCCAGAGGGCGGCGCGACCGGGGCAGAGCTCCTGGGCCAGTTCCATATGGCGCAGGACCATGTCCCGCAGGGCGGCCGGTGAGGGGGGCTGGGGCTCCTCCCCCCGGCAGAGGCGGAGGTGGTCGGCAAAGATGGCCGGGCCGTGCATGGCGCCCCGGGCGTACATGACCGTGTCCGCGCCGGTCTGCTCCAGCACGCGCAGGCCGTCCCGGGCGCTGAACAGGTCGCCGCTGGCGATGAGGGGGATGTCCAGGGCCTGCTTGAGCTCGGCCAGCAGCTCGTGGGCGGCCTCGCCGCCGAAGCCCTGGCGCGCCGTGCGCGGATGCAGGGTGATCCAGCCCGCGCCCAGATCCTGGAGACGCAGGGAAAGGTCGCGCCAGACATGCCGCCGGCTGTCCAGGCCCAGACGGATTTTGAAGCCCACCCGCCCGGGACCGGCGGCCTGGAGCATGGCCCGGGCCACCTCGAGGGCATGGGGCACATCGCCCAGCATGGCGGCCCCGGCCCCCTGCTTGAGGACCTTGGCCACCGAGCAGCCCATGTTGAGGTCGAACCAGCCGTAGCCCGCATCGCGGAGCATCTCCACGGCCCGTTGCAGGAAGGGGGCCTCGGCCCCGAAAAGCTGGACCACCAGCGGCTGGTCCCCGGGCAGGCTCTGCAAGAGCTCGCCGGTGCCGGGGCTGCGGTAGACAAGGCCCTTGGCGCTGACCATCTCGGTCACGCAGACCGCCGCGCCGTACCGGCGGCAGAGCAGGCGGAAGGGCAGGTCGCTGTAGCCGGCCAGGGGCGCCAGCCAGGGATGTTCCCGGTCAAAGGGCAGGCTGCCGGGATCGGCCGGGGATTCCGGCAGGAAAAAGGCTTTGTGCATCATTCTTGTTCCGTATGGCGGGATGCCGGGTCTCCGGCGTGCATCTGTTGCAGGCGCTGCCGCGCCAGCTGGTCCACGCTGCGGGGGGCGGCGGCCGGGGCGAAGACCGGCTGCCGGGGGCAGGATTCTTCGGGGCAGCCGGTGTGGCAGCGGATGTGCCTGTCCAGCATGTCCACGCCGATGCGCAGGCCGTCGCCCAGGGTATCGGCCACAAAGCCGTCACTCAGGCAGTCGATGACGCCCGTGCGGGTCAGGATGTCGCGCACGTTGCGGCTGCCCACCACCAGCACCACCGGCACACTGCGGGCATAGCAGCGTTCGAGGAACTGCTCAAGGGCGTGGGCGCCGGAGGCATCCAGCCAGAACACGCGGGTCAGGTGCAGGACCACCAGCCGGGGCGGCGTGTCGTCCTCTTCGTAGAGCTGGCGTTCCAGTTCGTGGATGGCGCCGAAGAAGAGCGTGCCCTCAATGACATAGACCACCAGGCCCTCGGGCATGTGGTCCGGGGCATAGCGCATGAGCGGGTCCGTGGCGCGCAGGCGGCGCACCCGGGGATGGGCCGCCTTGTAGATGAAGAGGGTCAGGGAGAGCAGCACGCCGATGAACACGGCCCGTTCCAGGTCGAGGAGCAGGGTGGAGGCGAAGGTGATGAGCAGCACCCAGCGGTCGATGCGTGTGGCCCGCAGGCAGAGGCGGATGGCCGGGATGTCGATCATGTTCACCGAGATGAGCAGCAGCACGCCCGCCAGGGCGGGCATGGGCAGCCAGCTGACCAGCGGTGCCATGACGAAGAGCATGGGCAGGGCCAGCAGGCCGGAAAGGACCGTGCCCATGCGGCTGCGCCCGCCGCTGGTGACCACCAGGGCGCTGCGGGTGAAGGAGCCGCAGCCGGGGATGCCGGAAGTGAGGCCCGCGGCGATGTTGCCGAGCCCCTGGCCGATGAGTTCCTGGCTGCCGTCGAAGCGGTCACCGCGGATGCCCGCCAGCTGCTTGCCGATGGCCAGGGATTCCACGGCGCCCAGCAGGGCGATGGCCAGCGCGGGCATGAACAGGTCGCGGATGGAGGCCATGTCGAAGGCCGGGGGCAGGGAGAGGGGCGGGATCACGCTGGGGATGGCGCCCACCAGGCGCACGCCCCGCTCATGGAGCCCCAGCAGGGCCGAGGCGCCGGAGATGATGACCAGGGCCGCCAGGGTGGCCGGGAAACGGCGCGAGATGCGCCTGAAAAGCAGGATCAGCAGGATGGTGCCCCCGGAGACCAGCAGGCACCAGATGTTGAGCTGGCTGAAATTGTGGATCACATGGTCCACCTGGGGGAAGAAGCCCTGCGCCTGGGAGGAGGGCAGGCCCAGCGCGGTCTTGAGCTGCCCCGCGGCGATGAGCAGGGCCGCGCCGGCGGAAAAGGCCACCATGACCGAATGGGAGATGAAGTTGGCCAGTTCGCCCAGACGGGCAAGGCCCATGCCCACCTGGATGAGGCCGCAGAGCAGGGCGATGCCGAAGATGTAGGGCATGCGGGCCTCCTCGGGCAGGCCGGCCACGGTGATGCCGCCGATGCTGACCGTGCTCATGGTGGTGAACAGCACCATGGAGATGGCGTTGGTGGGCCCGGCGGCCAGGTAGCGGGCCGAGCCCCAGAGGGCGGCCACGATGACCGGCAGCATGCAGGCATAGATGCCGTATTGCGGATGCACGCCGGCGATGAGGGCATAGGCCATGGCCTGGGGGACGGCCATGGGGGTGACGGTGAGCGCGGCCATGAAGTCGGCGCGGAAGTCGCGCAGGCTGTAGTGGCGCAGTTCGTTCAGGAAGGGGAAGATCCGGGCGGCATTCATGGCGGTGCTCCCGCGGTAGTGGAGGTGACGGGTCCGGCAGGGCAAGGCCCGTCCTGACGGGCGCCGGGGGGGCCGGGCTCATGTCCCCGGCAGGACGGGCGGCATCACGGCAGGCAGGGGGCAGGGGCCCCGGCGGCGTGCGGCCGCGCGGGCTGCTGTCCGGGCTGGCGGCATGGCGGGGGCCTGCCCCGGCCTAGTCGTGGGAGTCGTCTTCCAGTTTGAGGACGTCCTGCCCCAGGGCGTAACGCATGAGGGAGGGACGTTCAGCGGATTTTTTCAGGGAGCCGATGATGCGGGTCATGCGGCGGGTGCCTTCCAGCACGCCGCCCAGGTGCCCGGCCAGCTCCGTAAGGTCGGCGCGCGCCAGGATCTTTTCCAGCTCCAGGGCCAGGCGCTGGCCGCGCGAATCCTCGTGGAACTCGGCGCGCAGCTCGCGGGAAAGGCGCAGGGCGCGGGAAAGGTTGTTGTCGATGTCTTCCACCAGCTCGCCGCAGTATTCGGCCTGGTTGCGCATGATGTTCAGGGCGTTGTTGCCGTAGTGGGCCATGGCGCCGGCGGCTTTTTCCAGGGTGTCGCGGGCCACGGCCAGGCGGCGGCCCGTGGTCAGGGACACGATGCGGGCGCATTTGGAAAGGAAGTGGGCGTCGTACATCTCGAAACCGTATTCGCGCTGGGTGTAGAGCAGCACCAGGCCGAAGGGCGGCCGGTCGTTGCGCTCGCGCAGCACGAAGGCCAGACGGGAACGGTAGCCCGCCTTGTAGACCACGCAGTCGAAGGACTCGCCGCCGCGTTCGATGCCCCGCAGGTTGTTGGACACCACGTGCCGGGCCGAGCCTTCCTTGACCGTGCGCATGACGGGATGGTTGCGGATGCCTTCTTCCAAGGCCGGGACCACCAGGGGGATGCCGCCGCCGTCACGGCGCGCGGCGGCCTGTACCACCCACTCGCCCTGGGGGTTGCGCAGGCGGCAGACATACAGGTCGGCATGCAGGGCATGGACCAGGATCTCGGCGCTCTGGCGCAGCACTTCCCCGGGGGGGGCCATATGGTCGGCCATGGAGAGCAGGTCGTTGGAGACACGCAGCAGGGTCTCCGTCTCGCTCTGCATGGCGGCGATGGAGGAGAGCAGCTGGAGCAGCGAGCGCCAGCTGCGCAGGGGCACGGCCCGCACGTCGGGCTGGTAGCCGCGCTTCAGGGAGCGGAAGGCAGCCCGGATAAGGGCGATGATGGCAGGACGCACTTCGGGCGGCGCGTGCCTGACGATCTCGGTGATGGCTTCGCGCGGGGTGCGCAGGGAGTGGTATGACACGAAAATTCTCGCTTGGCGGCAGGTCCGCCCTGAAGATCTTATGAAATAAGGACAACGTCCAGAATAACAATATCGCATCCTTTGTCAATGCGTGTGCCGTCTTGCACAGGGTCCCGTCCCGTCCGCGGCCCGGGAGACGGGGCGGGGAAGACGGAAAAGAGTTGAGTCCCGGGACAAAACATCGTACAAGCAGGCCATTCAGACTGAAACCGCACATCTGCGGATGATCCAAGGAGAACTCCCCATGCCTATTCGTTTGCTCATCCTTTCCCTGCTCGTCCTCTGCCTCGCCGTCAGCGGCTGCCAGCAGACCCAGGAACCCGCCGTCAAGGTCGGCGTGGTCGACATGAACCGCCTGCTGCGCGACAGCGAGCCCGGCAAGGAAGCCAGCCGCTTCCTGGAAGGCATGCAGAAGGAGATCCAGCAGCAGATCGACGACGTGCAGGCCCGCCTGGGCAAAGACCCCGAGAACGAAAACCTGCAGCGTGAACTGCAGGCCATCTACATGGGCGGCCAGCAGCGCATCAATGCCGAACAGCAGAACGTGGTCAGCCAGCTGCTGGACCTGACCCAGCGCCTGGTGAACAACTACCGCAAGGCCAACGGCCTGAGCGTGGTGCTGGGCACGGACGTGGCCGTGGCCTATGACCCCGCCCTGGACGTGACCAATGCCCTGCTGGACGAGATGAACAAGCAGAAGGTCAACTTCGTGTCCGTGAGCAACCCCCAGCCCGAAGCTCCCGCCGCGGCGGATGCTCCTGCCGCCGAAGCGCCCGCCCCTGCCGCCCAGGACGCCAAGGCCGCCGAAAAGCCCGCTGCAAAGCCTGCGCCCGCTGCGGAACAGGCCGCTCCTGCCGCTGAAAAGCCCGCTGCCGCAAAGGCCGCTCCCTCCGAAGCCAAGGCCCAGTAGCCGCTGTCTGTGTCATTTTGCGAGAGCCCCGGTCCCTCCGGGGCTCTTTTCGTCTCTTTCCTCCGGCGTCCCGTACATACGCGCGGCCGGAGGGGACTTTGAGGACCCCATGAAGGACTTTGAAAAATTCATCAACGGTTTCAGAAACTTCCGCCGTTTCTATTTTGATGCGGAAAACGACTACTACGCGTCCCTGAACAAGGGGCAGCATCCCAAGGCCATCGTCATCGCCTGCAGTGACTCCCGGGCCGATCCGGCCCTGCTCATGGGCTGCGACCCGGGCGACATCTTCGTGGTGCGCAATGTGGCCAACCTGGTGCCCCATGCCGACGACGCCCTGCGCCGGGACGCCGTGCTGGCCGTGCTGGAATACGGGGTGCATCATCTCAAGGTGGAGCACATCATCGTGCTGGGCCACTCCGGCTGCGGCGGCATCCAGGCCCTGCTGGACCCCGCATCGCTGCATGACGAGAGCTTCGTGGCCAACTGGGTCTCCCTGGCCGCGCCCGCCCTGGAACGGATGCGCGAGGACGTGCGCGACGAGAGCCCGGCCGACCGGCAGCGCCACTGCGAAGAGGCCGCCATCCTCGTCTCCATCGACAACCTGCTTTCCTATCCCTGGATACAGGAGCGCGTGTCCGCCCATGAACTCTCGCTGCATGCCTGGTATTTCGACATGTCGCGGGGGGCCCTGCTGGCCTATTTCCCGGACAGCGAGACCTTCGAGCCCCTGGTGGCCCACTGCCGCCAGTGCGGGGCCCCGGATGCCGCCTGCGACTGCCATGCGAACGGCGGCGCGGTCTAGGACAGGCCCGGTGCCCGCGGCCCCGGCGCGCGGGAAAGAGGGCCCGGCAGCACGGATGCGGGGCCTGTCCCGGCTGGCGGCACGGCCGCTTCCCGGCAGGGCGTCCGTCCCTGGCCTTTTTCTCCGGGCCCGGTGGCGGACGCCGCGTCTGGACATCCGGCCGGGAGAAGCATAAGCAAGGGCATGATCGAAGCATTTTCCGCCGTTGTCCCCGTGTTCCTGCTCATCGGTCTGGGCGTCTGCCTGGATCTTTTCCGGGCCCTTCCCGAGAACGCCAACCAGACCCTGAGCCTCTATGTCCTCAACGTGGCCCTGCCGCTGCTGCTGTTCCAGATCATGGCCACCGCGCCTCTGGAGAGCTTTGCGCACCCGCAGTTCTGGCTGGGCGTCATCGCCGCGCAGTTCCTCATCTACGGGGCCTGCTACGCGGCCGACCGCATCCTGGCCCGCCACGACAGCGCGGCGGCGACCGTGACGGCCCTGGGCGGCTGTTTCTGCAATGCCGCCTTCGTGGGCATCCCCGTCATCACCAGCGCCCTGCCGGGCAATGCCGAGGCCCTGTTCGTGGCCGGCCTGTTCACCATCACGCCCAATCTGCTGTTCGTGGTGGGGCAGGTGCAGCTGGCCGCGCATGATCCTTCCCGGTCCATGCCGCAGGGGCGCAAGGCCGTGCTGCTGCATGTGCTGCGCTATTCGCTGCTGTACAATGCCGTGTTCTGGGGCATGGCGGGCGGCGTGCTGGTCTCCGCCCTGGGCCTTGGGCTGTGGGGGCCGCTGGACAGGGCCGCCGAGCTGGTGGGGCATACGGCCGCGCCCTGCATGCTGGTCACCCTGGGCCTGACCCTGCGGGAACGGCTGGCCGTGGTCTTCCGCCATGCGGGCAACCACGCCCTGCTGCGCCAGGCGGCCCTGCAGATCTGCAAGCTGGTGGTGCAGCCCCTGGTGTGCTGGGCCATCCTGGCCGCGCTGGGCGTGGAAGGCCTGTGGCTGGCCGTCTCGGTC
This is a stretch of genomic DNA from Desulfovibrio piger. It encodes these proteins:
- the ispH gene encoding 4-hydroxy-3-methylbut-2-enyl diphosphate reductase, whose amino-acid sequence is MDVIRAKTAGFCMGVGLALQKLDTALEQPCEGRTCTLGPIIHNPQVLADYEARGVFCAQDPSQLDARDRVLIRAHGITRQVEEAVRATGADVVDATCPKVKRAQLAIERATRDGAELLLFGEADHPEVRGLVSYAHGPAHVFGSRDELTALHVDPGQAYVLASQTTQDRSVFEQLEQELRDRLPRLTVLATICDATRERQEEARSIAARVDVMVVVGGRQSGNTRRLADLAAQSGISTYHIEQAEELRAEDFAGKTRVGLTAGASTPRKLIDATQHWLEQLPE
- the selB gene encoding selenocysteine-specific translation elongation factor gives rise to the protein MALILGTAGHIDHGKTSLVRALTGIDCDRLEEEKRRGITIELGFAWVPMPGGERLGIVDVPGHERFVKNMVAGAAGVDFVMLVIAADEGVMPQTREHLEICSLLGIRHGFVALTKVDMVDADWLELVQEDVRAFLQGTFLEGAPIFPVSSSTGQGIPALREHILACASSLPPRHGSDIFRLPVDRVFTLKGHGTVITGTVISGAVSEGDELCFMPGALPTRARSLQRHGSGVEMVRAGERCAVNVQGLEVTDIHRGNTLCRPDTLFPSRRWLVRLQCLESAPRPLRQRTEVHFHHATQECAARVVFFDRDRLAPGDSCLAELRFSTDMVGVFGDHCVLRAYSPLRTVAGGTIVSPLPPLLRRKDPDFQNKLDLLARLPQLAAPDYVTAHSGLDLTRAALNLSGSAGASHSQMQVLTGQSAAALQKQLVQLSSQGEAICWHKEGRMWIASLQFEALIRACLARATTLHAKNPLKPSLPSGALCAGWGDKLPQRLVARVLDAAQKQGLLVAEGDGLRLASHKVTLASDQEGLSRKLLEAHTSAGLTPPNLKDVLEELGVSSKEAAPVLRLLCEQKKLVRVRDGLYYSSEAVDEILEKVRLWFSDHEDLDVGGLKEILGLSRKYLIALLEFMDREKITVRVGDTRQYRGR
- a CDS encoding carbonic anhydrase encodes the protein MKDFEKFINGFRNFRRFYFDAENDYYASLNKGQHPKAIVIACSDSRADPALLMGCDPGDIFVVRNVANLVPHADDALRRDAVLAVLEYGVHHLKVEHIIVLGHSGCGGIQALLDPASLHDESFVANWVSLAAPALERMREDVRDESPADRQRHCEEAAILVSIDNLLSYPWIQERVSAHELSLHAWYFDMSRGALLAYFPDSETFEPLVAHCRQCGAPDAACDCHANGGAV
- a CDS encoding OmpH family outer membrane protein, giving the protein MPIRLLILSLLVLCLAVSGCQQTQEPAVKVGVVDMNRLLRDSEPGKEASRFLEGMQKEIQQQIDDVQARLGKDPENENLQRELQAIYMGGQQRINAEQQNVVSQLLDLTQRLVNNYRKANGLSVVLGTDVAVAYDPALDVTNALLDEMNKQKVNFVSVSNPQPEAPAAADAPAAEAPAPAAQDAKAAEKPAAKPAPAAEQAAPAAEKPAAAKAAPSEAKAQ
- a CDS encoding AEC family transporter — protein: MIEAFSAVVPVFLLIGLGVCLDLFRALPENANQTLSLYVLNVALPLLLFQIMATAPLESFAHPQFWLGVIAAQFLIYGACYAADRILARHDSAAATVTALGGCFCNAAFVGIPVITSALPGNAEALFVAGLFTITPNLLFVVGQVQLAAHDPSRSMPQGRKAVLLHVLRYSLLYNAVFWGMAGGVLVSALGLGLWGPLDRAAELVGHTAAPCMLVTLGLTLRERLAVVFRHAGNHALLRQAALQICKLVVQPLVCWAILAALGVEGLWLAVSVIMCASGSALVVPVLADVHHAGPEEATLTALVSNGLSLFSLSFFIWLMRLLGHI
- a CDS encoding tRNA dihydrouridine synthase gives rise to the protein MMHKAFFLPESPADPGSLPFDREHPWLAPLAGYSDLPFRLLCRRYGAAVCVTEMVSAKGLVYRSPGTGELLQSLPGDQPLVVQLFGAEAPFLQRAVEMLRDAGYGWFDLNMGCSVAKVLKQGAGAAMLGDVPHALEVARAMLQAAGPGRVGFKIRLGLDSRRHVWRDLSLRLQDLGAGWITLHPRTARQGFGGEAAHELLAELKQALDIPLIASGDLFSARDGLRVLEQTGADTVMYARGAMHGPAIFADHLRLCRGEEPQPPSPAALRDMVLRHMELAQELCPGRAALWKMRSVVPRYIRSLPGVKALRLELCRCTSWEGLHELMDRFLPE
- a CDS encoding SulP family inorganic anion transporter, which translates into the protein MNAARIFPFLNELRHYSLRDFRADFMAALTVTPMAVPQAMAYALIAGVHPQYGIYACMLPVIVAALWGSARYLAAGPTNAISMVLFTTMSTVSIGGITVAGLPEEARMPYIFGIALLCGLIQVGMGLARLGELANFISHSVMVAFSAGAALLIAAGQLKTALGLPSSQAQGFFPQVDHVIHNFSQLNIWCLLVSGGTILLILLFRRISRRFPATLAALVIISGASALLGLHERGVRLVGAIPSVIPPLSLPPAFDMASIRDLFMPALAIALLGAVESLAIGKQLAGIRGDRFDGSQELIGQGLGNIAAGLTSGIPGCGSFTRSALVVTSGGRSRMGTVLSGLLALPMLFVMAPLVSWLPMPALAGVLLLISVNMIDIPAIRLCLRATRIDRWVLLITFASTLLLDLERAVFIGVLLSLTLFIYKAAHPRVRRLRATDPLMRYAPDHMPEGLVVYVIEGTLFFGAIHELERQLYEEDDTPPRLVVLHLTRVFWLDASGAHALEQFLERCYARSVPVVLVVGSRNVRDILTRTGVIDCLSDGFVADTLGDGLRIGVDMLDRHIRCHTGCPEESCPRQPVFAPAAAPRSVDQLARQRLQQMHAGDPASRHTEQE